CAGCAAGCATCTGATCAACAATCGTGTTACTTACTGCAAAGTCCTCTCTTGTCTTACGGTCCTCATTCAATGGGTTGTTGTGAGGAGCATCTGTGTAAGCAATAAGAGCGTTGTCTGTATTACTAGTAAAGTAAAGACCTGTATTGTAGGCTGCAGCAAAGTTTTCTTTAGCCACATCTTCCTTCACATCTGCAATTCTCATCGCCACTCTCATTCTCAATGAGTTTGCGAATTTCTGCCAAGCTACAGCATTACCATTGTACAGTGCATCACCACTAAAAGCTGGAGCATCTGCATCAATGCTATTGTATGCTTCTTCCAGTTTTACCAACAGGTCCATATAAATAGACTCCTGTGAATCATACTTAGGTGTCTTGTTTCCTGTAAGTGCTTCAGAGTAAGGAATTGGTCCCCAGATGTCTGTCATCAGTTGGAACATACATGCCTTCATAATCTCTGCTGCTGCATTCTGGTTAACTGCTGCTGCTTTCTCTGCCTCTGAAGCGAAAGAATTTGCTGCAATTTTTTCATTGTTCAGGTCAATCGCAGCCTGAAGGTCTTTCAGACCACCTGCATACCAAGCAGTCCAGTTGTTGTTATCCTCAGAAGGTCTTGCCTTGTACTGGCTTTCTGATGTATAACTATTTTGTGCCCAGAACTGAGAGTACATTAGACCGAAACGTCCGTTTGCCCACTCATCCCACATATCATCCATCAAACCTTTTTGAGCTGAAGCCAATAGGAAACCTGGCTCTACCACTGAAGGCTGATCCGGATCAATATTCATTTCTTCAAAGTCTTGGTTACAGCCTGTTGCACCGAAAAGCAACATACCTGCCATTGCAGCCACTTTGAATTTGTTATATACTGTATTTGCCATGATAATTCTCTTTAAGATAAATTGATCAATTCTTTAGGTTTCGAGGTATGGTAAAAGTTACCTTCTACCATACCTTTAGAAAGATCTCCTACTAGAAATCAAATTTCACGTTGAAACCGATAGATCTTGTACTAGGTACTTGAGCACCTTCAATACCTTGAATGTTACCCGCTGAAGCTGTTACTTCTGGGTCAAGGTGAGGCAGCTCGCTATAAAGGATCGCCAGGTTTCTACCCACAACTGAGAAAGTTACGTTGTTGATACCGTAGTTGCTTACCAGTTTGTTAGGCAATTTGTAGCTCAATGCCAATTCTTTCAGCTTCACGTAAGACGCATCGTATACGTCTGCCTCTGCAATTGTGTAACCACCGTTTGCAAAGAAGTGTGTGTTGGCATCGATTACAGTTGTGTTTGGCGTACCATCCTCGTTTACACCTTCTACAATCAGACCGTTCTCTCTAACACCGTTAGCTGCAGTCTCCTCCATGATACCTGAGTATTTACCCCACATGTTTGTTGTTGAGAATACTTTACCACCGTAACGAACATCAAGTAGTGTTCTTAGTGAGATACCTTTGTATGAGAATGTGTTGTTGATACCACCAGTCCATTTAGCCAGTGATGAACCAAGGTTTACTACTCCGTCAGTCACTTTGTAAGTTCCATCCTCGTTTACAACCTTGTTGCCGTTGTCGTCATATACATATCCTGTACCTACGATCTGTCCGTATGACTCACCTTTGAAAGCGTTCACTGACACTGCGAATGGAGCGTTAGCCAATCTCAGGTTAGTGATTTCCTTACCAGTCTCAGGGTCTGTGTACAGTTCAACAACTTCGTTCATGTTTTTCGCCCAGTTCACTGTCACATCCCACTTGAAGCCTGATGCAGTCTGTACTGGAGTACCGTACAACATCAGTTCAAGACCGTGGTTCAACATTTCACCTGCGTTGATGTATTGTCTTGAGTAACCTGAAGCTGCTGAAGTTGCGATATCCAGAATCTGGTCAAATGTCGTGTTGCGGTAGTAAGTAACATCCAACCCTATACGGTCATTCAGGAATCTTGAGTCTACACCCACCTCAAATGAACGGGTAGTTTCTGGCTTCAGATCAACATTGTTCAGTGTATTTGGCACTGTGTAAAGTGGGAAGTTACCAAATGAACCTCTTGTATCAGCTGAATAAGTAGTCAGGATATTGTAAGGGTCAGTATCGTTACCTACCTCTGCAAAACCTGCTCTCAGTTTACCGAATGAAAGGATGCTAGAGTTGTTAAGACCTTCCAGTTCAGAGAATACGAATGAACCTGTCACTGAAGGGTAGAAGTAAGTATTGTTGTCTGTTGGCAATGTAGATGATTGGTCAACACGCATTGTTGCGTCCAGGAAGTAAGTGTTTCTGTACCCGAATGAAGTTGAAGCGAATGCAGAGTTTACTTGCTTAGTATAGCCATCATCAAGCAACTGAGCTGGAGAGTTTGAGTTTGACAGTGTATAAAGACCTGCAACGCTCAAACCGTTTACAGTAGTACCGTAGTTTCTTTTGTATGATTGCTTTCTGATGTTACCACCTACAAATGCGTTTACTGAGAACTCACTATCGAAAGTCTTGTCGTATCTCAACATTGCCTCATAGTTGTTCTCCTTCACGAATCTTACATCCTCAGAGTATTTTGAGATATCCACTGAACCTACAGCGATTCTCTCTCTACGTGAGTCTGTGTAGAAGTCAGTCATTACCTTACCTGAAACTGAGAAGTTCTCATTGATTTTGTAGTTCAATGCGAAGTTACCGAAGAAACGCTCTCTATCATCATCCTGATAGTTCTCATATCTTGTCCAGTACGGGTTATCAGCGTATTTAGGTCTTCCATCGTCATATCCTCTTCTGTTCCAAGTACGTTGAGAACCGTCAGGGTTCTTATACTGCTTCATTTGCTCGTTGTCCCACTGTCTCTGACCCCACTGGTTGAACTGTTGCATTACGTTACCACCATCATAACCAGTACCTGGACGGCCTAGTGCTTTAGATGAAACGTAGTTAGCTACAGTTGAAACTGTGAATTTATCTGTCAGTTTAGTGCTACCATTGAAACTTACTGTGTGTCTTGTCATTTCACTGTTAGGCATCACACCGTTGATGTCCATATTTGTGTATGACAAACGGAAGTTAGAAACATCGTTTCCACCGCTCAATGCCACGTTAGTGTTTGTAGTAACACCAGTCTCAAAGAAGTCTTTTACGTTATTAGGGTGTGCTTCCCAAGCAGTTGCTTGACCGTAGTCAGGGTGCCACTCGTCAAAGCTGTACCACTGTCTTGCTGGTGTACCGTCCAGTTTAGGACCCCAGCTCTCATCCACTGCATATGAAGCGTAAGGGTTGCCATTAGCATCTGTAGCTGAGCCAAAAGCACCTGCTCCACCACCACCATATGAGTTCTGGTAGTCTGGAAGGCGAAGGATGTTGTCAAAAGTAACGCCCGCATTGATACTTACGCCGATACCTTTTCTACCTTTACCTGATTTTGTTGTGATGATAATTACACCGTTCGCTGCTCTAGAACCGTAAAGGGCTGCTGCTGCTGCACCTTTCAGTACTGACATTGAAGCAATATCATCTGGGTTGATATCCTGAGCT
This portion of the Limibacter armeniacum genome encodes:
- a CDS encoding SusC/RagA family TonB-linked outer membrane protein, whose protein sequence is MTKRLLLTLALLPMLFMTAFAQERTVSGVVTDNGEPLPGVTVILKGTSKGTITGLDGDFKLAVPGPESILEFRFVGYKTKEVAVGNQSALQVPLEVDAEELEEVVVTALGVSRDERSLGYAMQAVGGDELSEVKSTNVVSGLAGKVSGVQINSSSTMGGSSRILIRGANSINGNNQPLFVVDGVPLDNSNFTSSNQERGAGGYDYGNAAQDINPDDIASMSVLKGAAAAALYGSRAANGVIIITTKSGKGRKGIGVSINAGVTFDNILRLPDYQNSYGGGGAGAFGSATDANGNPYASYAVDESWGPKLDGTPARQWYSFDEWHPDYGQATAWEAHPNNVKDFFETGVTTNTNVALSGGNDVSNFRLSYTNMDINGVMPNSEMTRHTVSFNGSTKLTDKFTVSTVANYVSSKALGRPGTGYDGGNVMQQFNQWGQRQWDNEQMKQYKNPDGSQRTWNRRGYDDGRPKYADNPYWTRYENYQDDDRERFFGNFALNYKINENFSVSGKVMTDFYTDSRRERIAVGSVDISKYSEDVRFVKENNYEAMLRYDKTFDSEFSVNAFVGGNIRKQSYKRNYGTTVNGLSVAGLYTLSNSNSPAQLLDDGYTKQVNSAFASTSFGYRNTYFLDATMRVDQSSTLPTDNNTYFYPSVTGSFVFSELEGLNNSSILSFGKLRAGFAEVGNDTDPYNILTTYSADTRGSFGNFPLYTVPNTLNNVDLKPETTRSFEVGVDSRFLNDRIGLDVTYYRNTTFDQILDIATSAASGYSRQYINAGEMLNHGLELMLYGTPVQTASGFKWDVTVNWAKNMNEVVELYTDPETGKEITNLRLANAPFAVSVNAFKGESYGQIVGTGYVYDDNGNKVVNEDGTYKVTDGVVNLGSSLAKWTGGINNTFSYKGISLRTLLDVRYGGKVFSTTNMWGKYSGIMEETAANGVRENGLIVEGVNEDGTPNTTVIDANTHFFANGGYTIAEADVYDASYVKLKELALSYKLPNKLVSNYGINNVTFSVVGRNLAILYSELPHLDPEVTASAGNIQGIEGAQVPSTRSIGFNVKFDF
- a CDS encoding SusD/RagB family nutrient-binding outer membrane lipoprotein, which encodes MANTVYNKFKVAAMAGMLLFGATGCNQDFEEMNIDPDQPSVVEPGFLLASAQKGLMDDMWDEWANGRFGLMYSQFWAQNSYTSESQYKARPSEDNNNWTAWYAGGLKDLQAAIDLNNEKIAANSFASEAEKAAAVNQNAAAEIMKACMFQLMTDIWGPIPYSEALTGNKTPKYDSQESIYMDLLVKLEEAYNSIDADAPAFSGDALYNGNAVAWQKFANSLRMRVAMRIADVKEDVAKENFAAAYNTGLYFTSNTDNALIAYTDAPHNNPLNEDRKTREDFAVSNTIVDQMLADNDPRLSVYAEPAASTGTFIGMIYGENENIANNLPVGAVSQPGTAVLQSSSPGMYMVAAEVDFLLAEAVQRGFIGGSAAAHFKQGILTSMDQWGVDKASATAYADAQVYDAANWKVSLGEQKWLALYMQGHQGWIEWRRLDFGILRLPKDGILIAGLNTIPTRRQYPIDEQTLNGNNYQSALTEIGGADKMDARVWWDVAEGTVVDYNY